A genomic window from Cydia amplana chromosome 3, ilCydAmpl1.1, whole genome shotgun sequence includes:
- the LOC134662728 gene encoding uncharacterized protein LOC134662728, with the protein MTTRSKSSKRNAEESQQDPEQGDRNVQEVPEAVGGATLQPAEVQAIIKTAATYSPRSLSFKLKKTGAIPKVRKVAVRQPRKKKVPAGGEASFPAHPTGEATDGRDGSNTPSLHSHRSSSKRAEIDQIKALLDFAGATPRSNSFTAEVEGSRSSPEVSERPRPNSEAQEGEVASVASRRRPQASYGLSEREDTSAYAREPQPAPPRQQAAYTSTPRVKIEQQERGMNDTAFMSDAAAAFQALADQLKDLKRPKPPKQVYELPYFSGDTSEWQIFFKAYEETTKRYEFSDYENMARLRNSLRGEARACVHHLLATASEPDLIIRILQKNFGRNDLIIDRALEELRRLPNVGTSALNLNHFATKVANIVSTLIHVDKKNYGDNPLLIREVTERLSPHLRSKWCSYAAQNMSKGKTELTLLSKFLIEESDVELQFSHVKSSFRRPTVQREQPPRQYAPPRETPAPRHDYKYSRNYNNKVQTQSLTHKPPEKSYNITEVKSVEVCLCCGGVHRISVCKKMQGMSIGERLQWAQGNQVCFKCLERRHSREQCQAKGCGVTGCRYVHHKLLHSNETTSRTAGYQAPPPPRPCPSRTEPSTEACGTTDSEQTTATTVVNATSDEEQSTAVLLKVIPITVEGPLKRVNTYALLDDGSSISLAEQSLMEEVGITGPQIPLNVNGVLDMKSGNQFSRRVKAKVRGRNLPAYEVTFKTVEYLGLRKQTIRDDVMNCKHIVDFKKDACYDGTVRPRLLIGSDHWYLTIPEEVRVGEKDEPALVRCRLGWVVYGTTPAHFMRLLAEEEEYSALHCHEEEVELHDLVKSHFEMDSLGIKNLNKSNPAEQRAVEIFNQTCKKIESNRYEVGQLWRKDDTTMPPSYTNAIRRLHSTERKMKRDQDYSEAYKAQIKNLVDKGYAEKVNERQTESDLTFYLPHFGVTNVNKPGKLRLVFDAAAKVNGQSLNDHILEGPDLLQSLPGILYRFREGQYAVVADIAEMFLQVRIRKEDQPSQLFLWRENNKSVPEVYKMNSMIFGAASSPFLAHCVRNKNALDNAKEFLVELAVEEITTNHYMDDFVASFKNESALVSSSLQVAECHERGGFQLRGWCSNSELLRKQIPAELQTETPAKLGNKESKILGLFWNPQTGELGFNTKLLRVPQEVKDQLRAPTKREMLSAVMSIYDPLGLLAHYTISPKCVLQKIWSKKIEWDQPLPPEDVEAFNAWLRAMDSVTALRIPRCYFAVDTKSTKQLHIFMDASTQAYACVAYWRYEVESDYVITLIGGRSKVSPTKQLSVPRLELQAALIGSRLKETILKHHRFDVEKVCMWTDSSTVLHWVRNGAKRYSMYVANRLGEIAELTRTHQWRWVPTKVNPADVASRPDMKRQVHAHSLWYEGPDFLRQPESEWPQERPVEGDTRPVEPEGLEEVCCATQVAPSINKVPIPDPDRFSNYDRLLNATARIFQFIERLKNKAYVAFQLHHLKKAEHLLFQYSQKQAFPDELLRLSRGEPIPPSSRLYGLDPVLEEDGLLRMRGRINAAPVQGLNKRPIILDGKIKVIFLLILRAHRRSHHANNERVINDLRQLYWILHLRPSVRRVAYACMMCKIRKAKPEVPAMGDLPSARITPYQRPFTHSAVDLFGPLHITIGRRHEKRWVALFTCLTTRAVHLEVISSLSADSAIMALRRFAARRGWPAVIYSDNGTNFRAADIELRRAFEEWLPQLEEYGLQHGLRWRFIPPGAPNQGGAWERLVRSVKTALTTTLHERAPKEETLRTLLAEVENTVNARPLTHVSVDPKDEEALTPAHFLLGGSTGLPITGQCEEADRRTWRATLALADHFWRRWLREYLPLLAPRQSPTNQARPHATTERVAQRHHHSGIPWT; encoded by the exons ATGACTACGCGATCGAAGTCAAGTAAGCGTAACGCGGAGGAGAGTCAACAGGATCCCGAGCAGGGAGACCGCAACGTACAGGAGGTTCCAGAGGCCGTCGGCGGAGCTACATTGCAGCCGGCAGAAGTCCAGGCGATCATCAAGACCGCCGCTACGTATTCACCGAGATCACTTTCATTCAAATTAAAGAAGACTGGTGCTATACCGAAGGTTCGTAAGGTTGCGGTACGGCAACCGCGAAAGAAGAAGGTCCCAGCGGGCGGCGAAGCATCTTTTCCCGCGCATCCCACCGGCGAGGCGACCGACGGCCGAGACGGGAGCAACACGCCGTCGTTACACTCGCATCGGTCGAGCTCTAAGCGTGCGGAAATAGATCAAATTAAAGCGTTGTTAGACTT CGCCGGAGCTACCCCCAGATCCAACAGCTTCACCGCTGAGGTCGAAGGCTCGCGGAGTAGCCCCGAGGTCAGCGAGCGACCGAGACCAAATAGCGAAGCGCAGGAGGGGGAGGTGGCGAGCGTAGCGAGCCGGCGACGTCCACAAGCGAGCTATGGTCTC AGTGAGCGCGAGGACACGTCTGCCTATGCCCGCGAGCCACAGCCGGCTCCGCCGAGGCAGCAGGCGGCCTACACGTCTACACCACGAGTGAAGATAGAGCAGCAGGAGCGAGGAATGAACGACACGGCGTTCATGAGCGACGCTGCTGCAGCATTTCAAGCCCTCGCCGATCAACTAAAGGATCTTAAACGCCCTAAGCCGCCTAAACAGGTATACGAGCTCCCATATTTTAGCGGCGACACGAGCGAGTGGCAGATATTCTTCAAGGCATACGAGGAAACAACAAAAAGGTACGAATTCAGTGACTATGAAAATATGGCGCGTCTACGTAATTCATTACGAGGGGAGGCGCGCGCCTGTGTACATCACTTGTTGGCTACGGCGTCAGAGCCCGACTTAATTATTAGAATACTACAGAAAAACTTCGGGCGAAACGACCTAATTATAGATAGAGCTTTAGAAGAATTGCGGAGATTGCCGAACGTCGGAACGAGCGCCCTTAATTTAAATCATTTCGCTACAAAGGTGGCAAACATTGTAAGTACTCTAATACACGTGGACAAGAAGAACTACGGAGATAACCCGCTCCTTATCAGAGAGGTAACTGAAAGGCTAAGCCCACATCTGAGGTCAAAATGGTGCTCGTACGCAGCTCAAAACATGAGTAAAGGCAAAACTGAGCTAACGCTCTTATCAAAGTTTCTAATCGAGGAAAGCGACGTAGAGCTGCAGTTTAGTCACGTGAAGTCTAGTTTCAGGAGGCCTACTGTACAGCGCGAGCAGCCGCCGCGACAATACGCGCCGCCACGAGAGACTCCGGCGCCGCGACACGATTACAAGTACAGtagaaattataataataaggttCAAACTCAGTCACTGACGCACAAGCCCCCCGAGAAAAGCTATAACATAACAGAGGTAAAATCAGTAGAAGTTTGTTTGTGCTGCGGCGGAGTACACAGAATTAGTGTTTGCAAGAAAATGCAAGGTATGTCTATAGGAGAACGCCTACAGTGGGCACAGGGAAATCAAGTATGTTTTAAATGCCTAGAAAGGAGACACAGCCGTGAGCAATGCCAGGCGAAGGGCTGCGGCGTAACCGGCTGTCGCTATGTCCATCACAAGCTGCTTCATAGTAATGAAACAACGTCGCGAACGGCGGGATACCAAGCACCGCCCCCACCTCGCCCTTGTCCCTCTCGCACAGAGCCGAGCACAGAGGCGTGCGGTACGACTGATAGCGAGCAGACAACGGCAACGACGGTAGTTAACGCTACATCGGATGAGGAGCAAAGTACAGCGGTACTGTTAAAGGTAATTCCGATAACTGTGGAGGGCCCGCTGAAGAGGGTCAACACATACGCCCTTTTAGACGACGGCAGCTCGATTTCACTGGCAGAACAATCATTAATGGAAGAAGTCGGCATCACAGGTCCACAGATTCCCCTGAATGTGAATGGCGTTTTAGATATGAAGTCGGGGAATCAATTTAGTCGCCGTGTTAAAGCAAAGGTCAGAGGTCGTAATCTGCCAGCCTACGAGGTCACGTTTAAAACAGTAGAGTATCTCGGACTACGTAAACAAACAATCCGTGATGACGTTATGAACTGCAAgcatattgttgattttaaaaaGGATGCCTGTTATGACGGCACAGTGAGGCCAAGACTATTAATAGGGTCTGATCATTGGTATTTAACTATTCCAGAGGAGGTGCGAGTGGGTGAGAAGGACGAGCCCGCTTTAGTACGCTGTCGTCTCGGATGGGTGGTCTACGGAACTACACCTGCCCACTTCATGCGACTACTCgctgaagaagaagaatacTCAGCACTGCACTGCCATGAGGAGGAGGTCGAGCTGCACGACTTAGTAAAGTCGCATTTCGAGATGGATTCACTAggtataaaaaatttaaataaaagtaaccCGGCAGAGCAACGAGCGGTCGAGATCTTCAACCAAACCTGTAAGAAAATTGAATCAAATAGGTACGAGGTCGGTCAGCTGTGGCGCAAGGACGACACAACGATGCCACCAAGCTACACCAATGCAATAAGGAGGCTTCATTCAACCGAGAGAAAAATGAAACGAGACCAGGACTACTCGGAGGCATATAAGGCTCAAATAAAAAATCTGGTAGACAAGGGTTATGCCGAAAAGGTCAACGAACGCCAGACGGAGAGTGATTTGACCTTTTATTTACCACATTTTGGAGTGACTAACGTCAATAAACCAGGCAAGTTAAGGCTAGTTTTTGATGCTGCGGCAAAGGTTAATGGTCAAAGTTTGAACGACCACATTTTAGAGGGCCCCGATCTACTACAGTCTTTACCAGGAATATTATACAGGTTTAGAGAAGGGCAATACGCAGTCGTCGCAGACATCGCCGAAATGTTCCTGCAAGTAAGGATACGTAAGGAGGATCAGCCGAGTCAGTTATTTTTATGGAGGGAGAATAATAAGAGCGTTCCTGAGGTTTATAAGATGAATAGTATGATTTTCGGAGCAGCTTCGAGCCCGTTTTTGGCACATTGCGTGCGAAATAAGAATGCACTAGATAACGCAAAAGAATTCCTTGTTGAATTAGCTGTTGAGGAAATAACTACTAACCATTACATGGATGATTTTGTAGCAAGTTTTAAAAATGAATCTGCTTTGGTTTCCAGCTCCCTGCAAGTAGCCGAGTGCCACGAGCGTGGCGGCTTCCAGCTTCGCGGGTGGTGCTCGAACAGCGAGCTACTCCGCAAGCAGATACCAGCGGAGCTACAAACAGAAACACCCGCGAAGCTGGGTAACAAGGAAAGTAAAATATTAGGATTATTTTGGAACCCTCAAACTGGCGAACTCGGCTTTAATACGAAATTATTAAGAGTACCTCAGGAGGTCAAGGATCAACTTAGAGCCCCGACGAAGAGAGAAATGCTCTCAGCTGTCATGTCCATATATGACCCATTAGGCTTATTAGCGCATTATACTATATCACCGAAATGTgtattacagaaaatttggagtaAGAAAATCGAGTGGGACCAGCCGCTGCCACCGGAGGATGTAGAAGCCTTCAACGCGTGGCTGAGGGCGATGGACTCCGTCACAGCCTTAAGAATACCCCGGTGCTACTTTGCAGTGGACACGAAGTCGACGAAACAGCTGCATATTTTTATGGACGCAAGTACTCAGGCCTACGCGTGCGTCGCATACTGGAGATATGAGGTAGAGTCAGATTATGTAATTACTCTAATCGGCGGACGGAGCAAGGTGTCCCCGACGAAGCAGCTGAGCGTCCCGAGGCTCGAATTACAGGCAGCTCTTATAGGCTCAAGGTTAAAGGAGACTATACTGAAACATCATCGTTTCGACGTTGAAAAGGTCTGTATGTGGACTGACAGCTCAACGGTTCTGCATTGGGTGCGAAACGGCGCTAAACGCTACTCGATGTACGTGGCAAACAGGCTAGGCGAGATAGCAGAGCTCACTCGAACCCATCAGTGGAGATGGGTACCAACCAAAGTTAACCCGGCAGACGTGGCTAGTCGACCGGACATGAAGCGTCAGGTACATGCGCATAGCCTTTGGTATGAGGGACCAGACTTTTTGAGGCAGCCGGAGTCTGAATGGCCTCAAGAACGTCCGGTAGAGGGCGACACTCGCCCTGTAGAGCCCGAAGGGCTAGAGGAGGTTTGCTGCGCTAcacaagtggcgccatctataaaTAAGGTCCCCATACCCGACCCAGACAGATTTTCTAACTATGACAGGCTCTTAAATGCAACAGCAAGGATATTCCAGTTTATTGAACGCTTAAAAAATAAAGCTTATGTTGCATTCCAGTTACACCATCTGAAGAAAGCAGAGCACCTACTGTTCCAGTATTCGCAGAAGCAAGCCTTCCCCGACGAGCTACTAAGGCTGTCACGAGGGGAGCCTATACCGCCGAGCAGCCGGCTCTACGGCCTGGACCCGGTGCTAGAGGAGGATGGACTGCTGAGGATGCGTGGACGCATCAACGCCGCACCGGTCCAGGGGCTGAACAAAAGGCCTATCATACTGGATGGCAAAATTAAGGTcatatttttacttatattacGAGCACATCGGCGGAGTCATCACGCGAACAACGAACGCGTAATCAACGATCTAAGGCAACTGTACTGGATCCTACATCTAAGGCCGTCAGTGCGCCGAGTAGCGTACGCATGCATGATGTGTAAAATTAGGAAGGCTAAACCCGAGGTCCCTGCGATGGGTGATCTACCATCAGCACGAATTACACCATATCAAAGGCCGTTTACCCACTCAGCAGTAGATTTGTTTGGGCCATTACACATTACAATAGGAAGGAGGCACGAAAAGAGATGGGTGGCCCTATTTACATGTTTAACCACAAGAGCTGTGCATTTAGAAGTTATTTCATCGCTTTCAGCGGACAGTGCTATCATGGCGTTGCGGCGGTTCGCAGCGCGAAGAGGATGGCCGGCAGTCATCTACAGTGACAACGGCACGAACTTCCGGGCGGCCGACATCGAGCTACGCCGAGCCTTCGAGGAGTGGCTACCGCAGCTCGAGGAATACGGGCTGCAACACGGGCTGCGCTGGCGAttcataccacccggcgcgccgAACCAAGGAGGAGCATGGGAGCGGCTTGTACGCTCTGTCAAGACAGCACTTACAACTACACTACACGAGAGGGCGCCGAAGGAGGAAACGCTTCGAACTTTGCTGGCGGAGGTCGAAAATACAGTCAACGCGCGACCTCTCACTCACGTGTCAGTCGACCCGAAAGACGAGGAGGCACTCACACCAGCTCACTTTCTTCTCGGAGGTTCCACGGGCCTACCCATAACCGGTCAGTGCGAGGAGGCAGATCGGCGAACCTGGCGCGCCACACTAGCGCTCGCCGACCATTTCTGGCGAAGGTGGCTACGCGAGTATTTGCCCCTACTCGCCCCACGACAGTCGCCGACCAACCAAGCGAGACCACACGCTACCACGGAACGTGTGGCCCAGAGGCATCATCACAGCGGTATACCCTGGACCTGA